A DNA window from Zingiber officinale cultivar Zhangliang chromosome 3A, Zo_v1.1, whole genome shotgun sequence contains the following coding sequences:
- the LOC122052257 gene encoding brassinosteroid-responsive RING protein 1-like: MANHPKLSSRGIVMGFPSKEYLVVPKPVVLFFLFLGYIKFAILMALYCLGLYDSLEPLISPLEEFEFYFLDGIEVSPLTKPTFEAKKQLKVVEFVSVAHKYHVEEDEYDDHDKGPTCVVCLGNLEAKQKVRELKNCIHVFHVECIDRWMDAGQLNCPLCRADLLPTISKDGKWGSFLHSWGSRE; encoded by the coding sequence ATGGCCAACCACCCAAAGCTCTCTAGTAGGGGGATCGTCATGGGCTTCCCTTCGAAGGAGTATTTGGTGGTGCCGAAGCCGGttgtgctcttcttcctcttcctcggctATATTAAATTTGCCATCTTGATGGCCCTCTACTGCCTTGGCCTCTATGACTCACTCGAGCCGCTCATCTCTCCTTTGGAAGAGTTTGAGTTCTACTTCTTAGATGGTATTGAAGTTTCACCATTGACGAAGCCTACTTTTGAGGCCAAGAAGCAGCTAAAGGTGGTGGAATTCGTTAGCGTTGCGCATAAGTACCACGTGGAAGAAGATGAGTATGATGACCATGATAAGGGGCCAACATGTGTTGTTTGCCTAGGCAATTTGGAGGCGAAGCAGAAGGTTCGAGAGCTCAAGAAttgtatccatgtcttccacgTGGAGTGCATCGATAGATGGATGGATGCCGGTCAACTAAATTGCCCTTTGTGCAGGGCAGATCTATTGCCTACTATCTCAAAGGATGGCAAATGGGGAAGCTTCCTTCATAGTTGGGGGAGTCGGGAgtga